In one Pseudomonas sp. Bout1 genomic region, the following are encoded:
- a CDS encoding alpha/beta hydrolase, translating into MAVEWVVAACVCVGLSVVLWGFSARMTRRIEAAVPINGRFLEINGERFHYVDEGKGPPLVMIHGLMGSSRNLTYALSAQLREHFRVITLDRPGSGYSTRHAGTAADLPGQARQVASFIKTLDLDTPLVLGHSLGGAISLALALDHPHAVCGLILVAPLTHPQRMLPLVFMSLAIRPGWLRRFMSHTLTMPIGLLTKGAVVKGVFAPDPAPEDFATRGGGLLGMRPDNFYAASTEINLVNDCLPDMVKRYPQLTLPIGLIYGAQDKVLDFRKHGQALASLVPGLKLQLVEGRGHMLPITAAERVAAIVEQVAKRVRPPQDATVLHPPFALASK; encoded by the coding sequence ATGGCTGTCGAGTGGGTTGTCGCAGCGTGTGTGTGTGTAGGGTTAAGCGTAGTGTTGTGGGGCTTCAGTGCCCGGATGACACGCCGTATAGAAGCTGCTGTTCCGATCAACGGGCGCTTTCTGGAGATCAACGGCGAGCGCTTTCATTATGTAGACGAGGGCAAGGGCCCGCCGTTGGTGATGATCCACGGGCTGATGGGCAGCAGTCGCAACCTGACGTACGCCTTGTCTGCCCAGTTGCGTGAGCATTTTCGGGTGATCACCCTGGATCGTCCGGGGTCGGGTTATTCCACCCGGCATGCCGGCACCGCTGCCGACCTGCCAGGCCAGGCCCGGCAAGTCGCCAGCTTTATCAAGACGCTGGACCTGGACACCCCGCTGGTACTGGGGCATTCCCTCGGCGGGGCGATTTCCCTGGCGCTGGCGCTGGATCATCCCCACGCTGTTTGCGGATTGATCCTGGTGGCGCCACTGACCCATCCCCAGCGCATGCTGCCGCTGGTGTTTATGTCATTGGCGATACGCCCCGGATGGCTGAGGCGCTTCATGTCCCATACCCTGACCATGCCCATCGGCCTGCTGACCAAAGGCGCCGTGGTCAAGGGCGTGTTCGCCCCCGACCCCGCGCCGGAGGACTTCGCTACCCGCGGTGGTGGCTTGCTGGGCATGCGTCCCGATAACTTTTATGCAGCCTCCACCGAGATCAACCTGGTCAACGATTGCCTGCCGGACATGGTCAAGCGCTACCCGCAGCTGACGTTGCCGATCGGGCTGATCTATGGCGCGCAGGACAAGGTGCTGGACTTCCGCAAACACGGCCAGGCCCTGGCCAGCCTGGTGCCGGGCCTGAAGCTGCAACTGGTGGAAGGGCGCGGGCATATGTTGCCAATCACCGCCGCCGAGCGTGTCGCGGCCATTGTGGAGCAGGTGGCCAAGCGCGTCCGGCCACCGCAAGACGCGACGGTTTTGCACCCGCCATTTGCACTGGCGAGCAAATAA
- a CDS encoding alkane 1-monooxygenase has protein sequence MNQTLAAPNVWTDGKRHLWWLGIMPLATPLLSGALAITTGVQQMWWVGVLVIFGLIPLIDGLLGEDLSNPPESAVNNLESQSYYRWIVYTGVLFVISSVVITGWLAAGGIDWIINGGLLHATAALDPSNWLAKTAAFITARTELHAEVSWFTYLGMAMSTGAATGIAINTAHELGHKPRLLEVILAKITLAPTFYGHFYTEHNRGHHVRVATPEDPASSRLGESFWAFLPRSVWFSARSAWNLERERLRKLGLPAWHWKNGVLSAWMYSVVLWGAMIAWLGAAVIPFLIIQGVYGFSLLEVVNYVEHYGLKRQKLPNGRYERCSPRHSWNSNRIVTNIFLFQLQRHSDHHANPTRSYQSLRHFDESPQLPYGYASMIVWAYVPYLWRRRMDHRVLNHYAGDVTLTNLQPSQRLKYLEKYGNTSTF, from the coding sequence ATGAATCAGACCCTGGCTGCCCCGAACGTCTGGACCGACGGCAAACGCCACCTGTGGTGGCTCGGCATCATGCCCCTGGCAACCCCTTTGCTTTCTGGCGCCCTGGCCATCACCACCGGCGTGCAACAAATGTGGTGGGTGGGCGTGCTGGTGATCTTCGGCCTGATCCCATTGATCGACGGCCTGCTGGGTGAAGACCTCAGCAACCCGCCGGAATCGGCCGTCAACAACCTCGAATCTCAAAGCTACTACCGCTGGATCGTCTACACTGGCGTGCTGTTTGTCATCTCGTCCGTGGTAATCACCGGGTGGCTGGCGGCAGGCGGCATCGACTGGATCATCAACGGCGGCCTGTTGCACGCTACCGCTGCACTGGACCCGTCGAACTGGCTGGCAAAAACCGCCGCGTTCATCACGGCTCGCACTGAACTGCACGCCGAAGTCAGTTGGTTCACCTACCTGGGCATGGCAATGTCCACCGGCGCCGCCACCGGCATCGCGATCAACACCGCCCATGAGCTGGGGCACAAACCGCGCCTGCTGGAAGTCATCCTGGCCAAGATCACCCTGGCGCCGACTTTCTACGGGCACTTCTATACCGAGCACAACCGTGGCCACCACGTGCGCGTCGCCACCCCGGAAGACCCGGCCAGCTCGCGGCTCGGGGAAAGCTTCTGGGCCTTCCTTCCACGCTCGGTGTGGTTCAGCGCCCGCTCGGCCTGGAACCTGGAGCGGGAACGCCTGCGCAAACTCGGCCTGCCGGCCTGGCACTGGAAGAACGGGGTACTCAGCGCCTGGATGTACAGCGTGGTGTTGTGGGGCGCGATGATTGCCTGGCTGGGCGCGGCAGTGATTCCGTTCCTGATCATCCAGGGCGTCTATGGGTTCTCGCTGCTGGAGGTCGTCAACTATGTTGAACACTACGGCCTCAAACGCCAGAAGTTGCCCAACGGTCGTTATGAACGTTGTTCGCCCCGGCATTCGTGGAACAGTAATCGGATTGTTACCAATATCTTTCTGTTCCAACTACAGCGGCATTCTGATCATCACGCCAACCCCACCAGAAGTTATCAGTCCCTGCGTCACTTTGATGAATCGCCACAACTGCCATACGGTTATGCCAGCATGATTGTCTGGGCGTACGTGCCGTATTTGTGGCGACGACGCATGGACCACCGGGTACTTAACCATTATGCAGGGGATGTCACCCTCACCAATCTTCAACCTTCACAGCGTTTGAAGTACCTGGAGAAATACGGCAACACCAGCACCTTCTAA
- the praA gene encoding alkane oxidation protein activator PraA yields the protein MQTPARFTTHIVLAALGLIVYHQAQAARIEPAGSAFTAQGPISFSKGALISADCTIKVAGKVAADGASVNVDKVEFDGGLKCSRVEAINLPWVLVAKDTKSGSMSKIAVDVHAFGLGGKCGPSTADGTWDNATGKLEAVNVPIGEDCTIKTVSIKMPPSFKVVE from the coding sequence ATGCAAACACCTGCCAGGTTCACCACGCACATTGTATTGGCCGCCCTGGGCCTGATCGTTTACCACCAGGCCCAGGCTGCCCGTATCGAACCTGCCGGCAGTGCGTTTACTGCCCAGGGCCCCATCAGCTTTTCCAAGGGCGCGTTGATCAGCGCGGACTGCACCATCAAGGTCGCCGGCAAGGTGGCGGCGGATGGTGCCTCGGTAAATGTCGACAAAGTTGAATTCGACGGCGGCCTCAAGTGCAGCCGGGTCGAAGCCATCAACTTGCCGTGGGTATTAGTGGCCAAAGACACCAAGAGCGGCTCGATGTCGAAGATCGCCGTCGATGTGCATGCCTTTGGTCTGGGCGGCAAGTGTGGCCCCTCTACGGCAGACGGAACCTGGGACAACGCCACCGGCAAACTCGAAGCGGTTAACGTGCCTATAGGCGAAGACTGCACGATTAAAACGGTATCGATCAAGATGCCGCCCAGTTTCAAAGTTGTTGAGTAA
- the praB gene encoding alkane oxidation protein activator PraB has product MKSLKTLVCVTSFALCFGAASMASAATFSPANATFTTNAGGTITVKSPSSFGGAVTCNISFTGKVRADGSAADITAATVSGTSQLCSLPHMTNLPWVLSPAGTVTNVGYTIAAIPPLIPATNCGPSTIAVTLANVAGGASLSASNQPLSGSCTVQSLAVTAPGVSIAP; this is encoded by the coding sequence ATGAAAAGTTTGAAAACCCTCGTTTGTGTAACTTCGTTTGCTCTGTGCTTTGGTGCGGCATCGATGGCCAGTGCCGCAACGTTCAGCCCTGCCAACGCTACGTTCACCACAAACGCTGGCGGAACGATTACGGTTAAATCGCCATCCTCTTTTGGCGGTGCAGTGACCTGTAATATTTCGTTTACCGGCAAAGTTCGCGCTGATGGCTCGGCAGCAGACATCACCGCCGCCACCGTCTCGGGCACCAGCCAGTTGTGCTCGTTGCCGCATATGACCAACCTGCCTTGGGTACTGTCGCCTGCTGGCACCGTGACCAACGTCGGTTACACCATCGCTGCCATTCCGCCACTGATTCCAGCCACTAACTGCGGCCCGTCCACCATTGCGGTGACCCTGGCCAACGTTGCCGGTGGCGCCAGCCTGAGTGCTTCCAACCAGCCGCTCAGCGGTAGTTGCACCGTGCAGAGCCTGGCCGTCACCGCGCCTGGTGTCAGCATCGCTCCTTGA
- the praB gene encoding alkane oxidation protein activator PraB gives MKRLNAFVYIGSFALCVATASMASAAGFSPAGAAFTTSAGATLTVKSPSMFGAAITCNIQLSGVVRGDGSAADILTASVSGSNALCRLPSLTHLPWVLTPPASGSGNGVLANVGYAIPASSLPGTQCGPTAIVASQANGAGGFDVTAANQVLSGNCTVVSLSAHIPNVIIVP, from the coding sequence ATGAAGCGCTTGAACGCCTTCGTTTATATCGGTTCGTTTGCACTGTGCGTCGCTACGGCGTCGATGGCTTCTGCTGCAGGCTTCAGCCCTGCGGGTGCAGCCTTTACTACCAGTGCGGGCGCCACGCTTACGGTCAAGTCGCCTTCGATGTTTGGTGCGGCGATAACCTGCAATATTCAGCTTTCTGGTGTGGTGCGCGGCGACGGTTCAGCCGCCGATATCCTCACCGCCAGCGTTTCGGGCAGCAATGCATTGTGCCGGCTGCCTTCGCTGACCCATTTACCCTGGGTGCTGACGCCCCCTGCTTCGGGAAGCGGTAACGGCGTGCTGGCCAACGTGGGTTACGCCATTCCAGCCAGTTCGCTCCCAGGCACCCAATGTGGCCCTACGGCCATTGTCGCCAGCCAGGCCAATGGTGCCGGTGGCTTTGATGTAACTGCTGCTAACCAAGTGCTTTCCGGTAACTGCACGGTGGTTTCGTTAAGCGCCCATATTCCAAACGTCATCATTGTTCCTTGA
- a CDS encoding outer membrane protein transport protein has product MNNKKQQVQVLLGLALMGGMMVAAPVQAGGFSTPTYGAPGWGRAFGGGSLFKNDPSSAYNNPAAMAFVEHNVAQFTVDYARIKIKYKGQANDYLGQPVSNTPVGPDGFPGSVTTVNNNDGGEGGFTAWLPTGFMVMPLGDRFAFGLAQVVPQGMRSTWSEDSKLRDFAVDTKIETVGLTGSLSFKVRDDFSIGGGIIVQHSKGFVSQNIDLLAAASNSNSPLFGGAQFPAGVGEALMRVKVDNISTGWFTGVVWKPTDQDSLGLNYHAKIKNKMTGKYNIRADQFSYNLMTQPSPFGGTGTLVEQAYPGLKLFPDGAHASTQLDIPATAAFDWVHQFNDRFTLGVSAVWTQWSSFKDLTLKSGDITIVSIPYNYRDSWMYSVGGDFKATDELTLRAGVASDQTPTRNSTRDPRIPDGDRYFLSLGAGYDIKAIPGLKLDVAYSHQFVQDVNLKTKNVDRLGGASLDGKTESSGDVVAVSATYAF; this is encoded by the coding sequence ATGAATAATAAAAAACAACAGGTGCAGGTTTTGCTGGGGTTGGCATTGATGGGTGGGATGATGGTCGCCGCGCCTGTGCAGGCGGGTGGCTTTTCTACGCCAACTTATGGTGCTCCGGGGTGGGGACGTGCGTTTGGTGGTGGTTCGCTGTTCAAGAACGATCCCAGTTCGGCGTATAACAACCCCGCAGCAATGGCCTTCGTCGAACATAATGTCGCGCAATTTACCGTTGACTACGCGCGCATCAAGATCAAGTACAAGGGGCAGGCCAATGACTACCTGGGCCAACCGGTATCCAATACGCCGGTCGGCCCGGATGGCTTTCCCGGTTCAGTGACGACGGTCAATAACAACGATGGCGGCGAGGGTGGTTTTACTGCGTGGCTGCCGACCGGTTTCATGGTGATGCCGCTGGGTGACCGGTTCGCGTTCGGCCTGGCCCAGGTGGTACCGCAGGGTATGCGTTCAACCTGGAGTGAGGACTCCAAGCTTCGAGATTTCGCTGTGGACACCAAGATTGAAACGGTGGGGCTGACCGGGTCTCTGTCGTTCAAGGTCCGTGACGATTTCTCCATCGGTGGCGGGATCATCGTCCAGCACAGTAAAGGCTTCGTCAGCCAGAACATCGATTTGCTGGCGGCCGCGTCCAACTCGAACTCCCCGCTGTTTGGCGGCGCTCAATTCCCGGCGGGGGTGGGCGAAGCCTTGATGCGGGTCAAGGTCGATAATATCTCCACCGGCTGGTTTACCGGTGTGGTCTGGAAGCCCACTGACCAGGACTCCCTCGGCCTCAATTACCACGCCAAAATCAAGAACAAGATGACCGGCAAGTACAACATTCGCGCCGACCAGTTCTCCTACAACCTGATGACCCAACCGAGCCCGTTTGGTGGCACCGGCACACTGGTTGAACAGGCGTACCCAGGGTTGAAGTTGTTCCCGGACGGCGCCCATGCCAGTACCCAACTGGACATTCCTGCTACGGCGGCCTTTGACTGGGTGCACCAGTTCAACGACCGTTTCACCCTGGGTGTGAGTGCCGTGTGGACCCAATGGTCATCCTTCAAGGACCTGACTCTCAAGTCTGGCGACATCACCATCGTCTCCATTCCCTACAACTATCGTGACTCCTGGATGTACTCCGTGGGCGGTGACTTCAAAGCCACCGACGAGCTGACACTGCGTGCCGGTGTGGCCTCTGACCAGACACCGACGCGTAACTCCACGCGCGACCCTCGGATTCCGGACGGCGACCGTTACTTCCTGTCGTTGGGTGCCGGCTACGACATCAAGGCTATCCCAGGCTTGAAACTGGACGTCGCGTATTCCCATCAGTTCGTGCAAGACGTCAACCTCAAGACCAAGAACGTGGACCGCCTGGGTGGCGCGAGCCTGGACGGCAAGACCGAGTCCTCGGGCGACGTAGTCGCTGTGTCGGCAACGTATGCGTTCTAA